The Methanobrevibacter sp. TMH8 sequence AACTAGTATCTGATGAGACAACTACTTTGATTATCAATGATACAACCCCTCGTAATTTTTCAACTATTCCAAATGCACTTGAAGATTTTGCAACAGGTTATTTGATTGGAGAAGGAATAATAAAGAACATAGATGAAATATCTAAAATAAATATTGATAAAACTCTCGTTAAAATTCAAACTAAAACAAAAGAAGAAAATGATGATGAATTAGTTCTCTGTTCAGATAGTTCTGGAGGATGGAGATCAAAAATCAAAGTAATTAAAAAAGTAGAATCTGATTTAAAAGTCGAAAAAGATGATTTAATTAAAAATATCGAAAAATTGAGAAAAAATGCATCTATTTGGCAAAAAACAGGAGGAACACATGTAGCAGCTTTTGTAAATAAAGACAAAGGAAAATTTATTGTTAGAGAAGATGTTAGTAGACATGTAGCTGTTGATAAAGTAATTGGAGCTGCAGCCAAAGAAAGACTTGATTTTTCAAAATCATACATTATTTATAGTGGAAGAATGCCCGCAGATATGGTTATAAAAATAGCTAGAGCTGGAATACCGATTCTTGCCTCAAATGCTGCACCATCTTTTTCAGGATATACCACAGCTGAAAAAGGTAATATAACTTTAGTTGGATTTATTAGAGGAAATAGATTTAATGTTTACACTCATGCAGATAGAATTTTATTCTGAATAAAAAATTAAGTTAATATAATTCTTATATAATTAATATTCCTGTTAAAATTCATATTAATATAAAATTAATGTAAAAATAAAATTAATGCAGAATAATATAAAGTTAATTTAAAAATAAAATAAGAATAAAAAATAGAATAAAATAAAAAAATGGAGAGATTAAAATGTCTTTACCAAAACAATATGTAAGTATAAGAGAAAGATTTAAAGAATATGGAGATGCATTAGAAGAGCTTGGAAAAGCTACAAAAGAAGGACCTATTGATGAAAAAACAGCCCACTTAATCCAATTAGGAGCAAGTGCAGCTATAAGATCAGAAGGATCTGTACATAGCCATACTCGACGTGCACTAGAAGCAGGAGCAACAGAAGAAGAAATATACCATGCATTAATATCAGTAACTAGTACAATAGGGTTTCCATCAGTAGCTGCAGCTATTTCATGGGCCGATGATATTATGCTTGATATATAATTTGATAGAATTATATTAAACCTTTTAAATAAAAAAATATGGAAAAATAAAAAAATAAAATAAAAATAGAAAATTAAAAATAGATGAATCTACTCTAAAACTGTATGACGGTATTTTAAATCATCTTCGGTTTTGCCCATTCTTTGCATCAATTCAGCTATTAAACCATCTAAGAATATAAGAGAAGTTAGCTCAAATGCAGTTCCTAAAGGAGTCAATGAAACATAATTACCATCAATTTGTCTTTTTATATAATCTTCATCATCAATATCGATTTTAGTTCTTCCTTTAACCAACATAACACAGTCAGATGATTTTCCAAGAGATGATTCTGGATATGATGTTAAAGCTAAAGCTTTTGAACCTCTGTTTTTAGCTATATCTACAGCAGAAACAATAGTTTTAGTTTCACCAGATCCTGAAATAGCTAAAATACAATCATCTTCATAAATAGCAGGAGATATTGTTTCACCAACAACATATGCACTTATTCCTAAATGAACAAGTCGCATAGCAAAAGCTTTAGCTACAAGACCAGATCTTCCAGCTCCCATAACAAAAACATTTTTAGAGTTTGTTAAAACATCCATAAATTCATCTATAATTTCTGGATCAAGAAGCTCAGTAGCAGCCTCAATATTGCTTAAAATTTCTTCAATAGCTGATTTCATTAATTTCATAATTATAAACCTTAAAATTTTTATTAAATTTTTATTAATATAAGATAAAATACTAATATACTAAGTAAGAAAATATTAACTATAATATTAACTATAATTTATAGAATACTAAATATACTAAGTATATTTATTAATTTTTAATTTTATTTAAAATTATTTATTTGAAATTATTTATTTAAAATTTATTTGAATATTCAGAATTATCTATGAATATTAATAATTATTATTTATAAACACATATTATCTATTAATATTTATAATTAATATCTATAAACATATCCTATCCATTAATATAAAATATTAATAATTATTACTATTTATTAATACTATTTATTAATATTTATAATTAAAAATTTAATAGTTGAAAATGAGATAAAAATAAACAGGTAGTCAAATGAAGCTGAAAATTCATCCAAAAATTGATATGGAGATTAATGGAAAAATTTATAGCTATAAAATATTTGAATCTCTAAAAATATTATCTGAAAATAATTCTCAAAGACAAACAGCAAAACAATTGAATATATCACATTCTGTTCTAAATAGAAGAATAAAAAAGGCAGAAAAAGAAATAGGTTTTAAATTGGTTGAAGTTTATGGATCTAAAACTTATTTAACAAATGATGCTAAAGAACTTATTAATACCCATGAAAAATATCAATATAGAGTAGTTGAAAATGATAAAATAACTATAGCTGGAGGACATATTGTAACCAGTTTTTTAAACTCTATAGCTAATAAACTTCCATATGAAATTGATGTTTATAGTAGTGATGAT is a genomic window containing:
- the fdhD gene encoding formate dehydrogenase accessory sulfurtransferase FdhD produces the protein MKITRQIDAIIYKNDEHTESSEELVSDETTTLIINDTTPRNFSTIPNALEDFATGYLIGEGIIKNIDEISKINIDKTLVKIQTKTKEENDDELVLCSDSSGGWRSKIKVIKKVESDLKVEKDDLIKNIEKLRKNASIWQKTGGTHVAAFVNKDKGKFIVREDVSRHVAVDKVIGAAAKERLDFSKSYIIYSGRMPADMVIKIARAGIPILASNAAPSFSGYTTAEKGNITLVGFIRGNRFNVYTHADRILF
- a CDS encoding carboxymuconolactone decarboxylase family protein, whose amino-acid sequence is MSLPKQYVSIRERFKEYGDALEELGKATKEGPIDEKTAHLIQLGASAAIRSEGSVHSHTRRALEAGATEEEIYHALISVTSTIGFPSVAAAISWADDIMLDI
- the hxlB gene encoding 6-phospho-3-hexuloisomerase, whose amino-acid sequence is MKLMKSAIEEILSNIEAATELLDPEIIDEFMDVLTNSKNVFVMGAGRSGLVAKAFAMRLVHLGISAYVVGETISPAIYEDDCILAISGSGETKTIVSAVDIAKNRGSKALALTSYPESSLGKSSDCVMLVKGRTKIDIDDEDYIKRQIDGNYVSLTPLGTAFELTSLIFLDGLIAELMQRMGKTEDDLKYRHTVLE